TCGATACTTCATCCTTGGGTATAAGCTATAACTTTTATTGCAGACATTAAGATACTATTATTTTGCAGGGACTATCAAGTGGTCGTAAAGTCAACAGAAGAGGTTCAGGGGTTTCTTCTGGCAACTCAAGTTCTTCTAAAAGAGGCCCTCAGAAGCGCAAGGGCACTACTTCAACTGTATGCATTTCTTTAGTTTTCTATTATTTTTCAGTTTGAATTGATTTGAGGTGGTGCATGAATttgaagcttttttttttcttgatgatgCTTATGTATTTTTTTACTTGTTTAGTCTGGAGCCTGTTCTGGTTATaactattttcataaaatattaattggcGAGGAATCTAAGTTTCTTTAGCATTACTAACTGTTCCTTTGAATATCATTCTGAGTTCTTGTTTTTACTGcaccagtttgctatgaaatggttacttcttttttattttctgaatTGATCTTATGTTATCACTGGTgtgttttttaattatttattgtgCTTTTCGTTCCCAGTTTAATGTCTTGTTTTCTGCTGATGTTTGTTCTCCTCATTATGTAAATGATGAGCATACACTTCGTGGCATCCCTGTTCACCATTTAAGCAGTCTACACTTCCAATCTCTCTGTGCAATCATAAAGCAGCATCTTTTACAGATGAATCCACTTAACCGCTGTAATGTCATGTCAAAGGAAGCATAATTTATTTTGTCCACAAGTATGTGCCTAAGTAGCAGTAGGTGTAGAAGTATTGACTAAATTGTTTACATGTTTTACCATTTTTGGTACATGATAAATGTTGTTTTCTTTTAAGATTTAGTACAATGAGGTTTCTAGACCTTTTACCACGGTTTTTTGTAAAGGGTGCTAATGCATGTAGGATAGAGAAGCAACTGTAAACTTGTGTTGATGAATTTGGACAATCTGGACGATGGATATCCCAGTTCTCActacatttttttcaaatttagTAGTTGCCTGAAGAAAATCTTTGTTAGGAATTACTTGAGGCTTCAAAAAATGTTTAAACCTTCTGTGCTCTGCCACACACACAAATCACAACAAAAAACCTGAGAATTGAAGAGTCCAAAATTCTTTATATGTTCTTTTCAATATTCTCCTTGGACAAAAATGGCTGAGTATACCTAATGCTGTCAATTCTAAAGCTAATAATCCTTTCTTGCTCACTACAAATCCATGGTAATTTCTCTGACTGGCATTTTACATGATATGCTATTACACTACAACCAACCTGTGCCTTCAGTGCTTCCGTCAATTCAGGGAGTTCAATTTTGTGAAAATGAAACATGGAAGCTTGTATCAATGTTCTGCAATTGCTAGTTCATGGAGGTTAGGAGATGCCCAACTAAAGAAATTTTTTAAGTGTTCTTTGAGATTTCTGATGGTTGGCATCTGTACAACAAAATGGTGGCCAAGTGCATGAGACTCCTTAAATTTTTGGTCTCAAGAGGGAAAATATATGCAACCTTGCTCCTACCAGCAGAAAACAAGGTTGTTAAACTCACCATCTGTGCCATAAGTTCGTGCAATCTTATGACCCAGATCAGGCCTGGCGAGTCGGGCTGGTTGCTGAACCAAAAAAAATGGTTGAATCACAATGTTCTCATGTATCTTATGTATCAATTGGATTATCACTTTTATTTCttgatttgaaaatgattatagtTGCTTCTGGGCATGGGCCATGGTCATAAAGCACCTAGAGACATCATTATGATGGGCCATCTTAAAAACCTTCTTTAATCTAGCAATGATGCTGATGTCACTTTTTCTTTCTGCAGTATGTTCTAAGGAACAATATGAAAAAGGGGAGTGCCAAAGAAAAACCAACTTACATATTAATGTCGAGGAGAGAAGAGCAGCAGCCTCAAGTAGATAAATCTGTGTCTGTAGCTTCTGCAATGGGAAAAGAAGCTTtagaagatgaacttggtatgttTTGTTCAATTCTCACTCTGTGAATATTGTTAATTCAAATATCATCTAATAGGTTTTTTGGCTACCTGCTTTATTTTTCTGAATATGTTGATGTACTGTATTTTAGATTAGGCTTACCATATGATGCTTCAGTTAAGGTTGTTTGCAATTTTTTGGCTGTATTTACAGGAAAATAGAACTGGCATTATAATATGTATGCTAGCATTGTATTATCCTCTTCCCCTCTTTATCTCTTTTTCAATTCTTCCCCTCCTCCTGTCAGACCTCTACTGGGTGGCATGGAGGTATACTGATGCATGGTACACAATGGATTGGTATCTTTCCCTGATCAAGATATGAAACATTTTATTTAATAACTATTGTTTTACTCCATTTGTATGATCTCGAAGTAAATTGCTTCTTGTAAATTTAAAGTTCATGCAACATGCCTATCCATGTTGCTGAAACTCTCATGGTTGAAGAATAATCAGCGAGATTCTGGAAGGCATTTGTCAGCGAGACTATATTATTGAGGGTTTTGTTAAATTGTTTTTTACAATAAGTTGGCTGTCTTCTGAAGATCAATTAATTAAGCTTACAACTTGCTTGTCACCCCTCTCTCTTCTTCTAGAACATCCTTATCCTGACTGTGGATATTCACTTGCATTTGTGCCCACTATTGCTGCCACAGCAGTATTAGGTTTTTGGAGTTCTAATTTATGGGCATCCTTTAGTTTCACTGATCAATTAATTAAGCTACAAAAGGGCATTCATGAATATCCACAGCAGTTCTGTGGATTTTCATGAATGCTTGTTCCAAGATGCTTTTCTCTCATATAACAGTATCACTGATTTCTTTTAACTAAGTAGCTGGATCTATTGGGACTTTTGTAGCTTCTGGAGCTGTTGAATGCGGAAAGAGCAAACTCATGCTGTTgaaagggaaagagaaagaaggtTCTGATGTAAGCAACTGATTGCTTTTGTGAATTATGTAACCTTTTTGGTATTCTAATCTTTGTAATTGTAGCTACTGCTTTTGATATTCTTGTCTAGCCATCTAGAGGAGTGCCGCAACGGCAGGTTTTTATGCCTTTAGTAAAAAGGTCACCAACTTCATCATCTACACACCAGGCAAGTGAAAGAATCACTAAAAGCATGCTCTCAAGGGAAGGGCGTTCGTATTTATCTTCATCCCATCCTGAGCTGCAAATACACGAGATAAATTCGAAGAAGGACAAGCGCCCACCTTTGCCTCCCAATGCAAGCTTAAATGTGAAGGATTATATATCACATAATCGATCACTTGATTCTGTTTCTGATGGTGATAGTAATTCACATGCTGCTGCCTATGAAAGGTCAATAGGTCATGGAGATAGAAAATCTGACATGTCTTTTGTCAGTAGAAGTGAGGACATGAAAATTCATAGAGGTGGACGAGTCAGTCTTTCTGCAGTGGAGAATGGTGAGTACCTGTCATTTTACTGCAAACTAATTGAATGTTTTTGTGCGTTATTCTTTCTAATACATGACTGATTGTTTGCAAATGTATTTAGGTTATCATAGGCATGTTGGCCGTCGTGGATTAGCACGAGATATAAAGGAAGTGGATGGCTCTTTGAGTGTAACAGAGGGAAAGAGTTCCAAGAGAGGATCCACTGGCTACAGTTCCCATGAGGTGAACTATGAGAAGATAGTATTTCTCAACCGCACCCTCCTTTCATACGATTGAATTTAATCTTCCTACATAATGTGCAGAGACAAGTATGGGTTCAGAAATCCTGATCTGATTCGTGAATTTTCTTATGAATGGTAAGATTATTTACCTGAAAATTTATATCAGATTTTTGTTACTTTTTGAGCATCAGTTGAATCCTACCAAATATTCAACTAAAACTTGACTATGATATATATGAAAAATGGAGGCAAATTTTGATATATAGTTCCTGCATATAGCACAGGATTCCATAAGCTGCAATCTTAAATCATCATTTTGGCCTATttagcatcttctgttagtatatCTAGCACCATACTCCTTGGCTGTAGTCTAAACCATAACccttatttttcaaattttgagccaTTGTTTGTAAACTCAATTAGATTGCATTTTTATTGCTAAACAATAGTAACAACaaatgtctcaactatttgggttCCACTATATTGAATTATGTTCAGAATAATATTCTTAGTTTAATTAATCAAATTTAAATCTATATTTGTAGTTCCTAATAATGTCTTTCTGGGTCTTCCTTTTTTTTCACCCCACTAAATACTATTTGTCTCATGTATTCTAAGGACAACATTCATAGGTCTATGTTTATACTATCTTTAactcttctttttcattttatctTCACCAATGGAAATATATTCTTTTACCTTTTTTAGTGGCACATTCACCTTAACATTTTCATTTTATCGAATACAAACTTTTTGGGTATGCTACTTCTTAGTTGTCCAATACTTCATGTTTGGTTCCTTGTATTATTTCCACTATTTTCTGTGACCTATTTACTATGTTTTGACCGCAGGATACATGTATTGCTGTGGATTTGTCAAACTGCAGCAACATTTTGGCTGTGGAGCTCAGTCTACTCTCACTACTGGATCCTGTGAAGTGCATAACAGCAAACCCTCTTTAGGTAATGCTGCTTAAAGTATGCTATTGCCGAATTGTTCTCGCGAGGAATAACAGCTTCAACTAGATCAAAGGCAGCATGCTCAAAAGACGCTAGCAGGTGAAATAAATAAGCTAATGGGTCTGCGAGTTGCAAAGATGAATGGGGTGCTTGGATGGATGATTTCTTAGGTTGGAAATGGAAGATGTGTCTTTATCGCTCTGAACAGTTTTGGTTGGTTACCATGTTTTTGGCATGAAGACCTGAAAGTATTGCAGAAGAACAAGGAAGCTTTCTTAGTCAATTGCTCTTGGTTAGAGAATTTAAAGAATACTTAAGGGGTCAGTGCGTCTATCTGGCTATTGTTTCATAGGTTGGAGAAGTCTTACGACATGGTGCCTATGTGATTTCTTGATTTGCAGAATGCTCTTATGTAATAGTAGGAAACCCCCTGTTCTAAGCACCGTGCCTTGTGTTTGTATTTAGTTGTTGATGAGATTGAGAGAGTGGTCAAAATGAGTTGATTGTGGATTGCACTCTCGGAAAGGTCTGCGGATGAAATTACTGTTGACTTATATATGAACACAGTTTTCATGTGTTGCCTTATTCTGTTCTTCTGATTACTCTATGATTCATTCTAACTATATTAACTTGCATCCTAGGTTTAATTTTATATGCTAATCGAAGCATTTCTTGACACGATACTGATTTGTATTGTTGTTTCGATTTTGATGATAGGTTTGTTTGGATGGCAATGAATTTTGATCTGATACGCATGTGTGGTCACATTTATGCATCGGCAACAACTGATGGGTAATATGAGTTAcgattaaatataatttatataatttaacataaatttaaacCGTGAAGCTttcatagctcagttggttagagcacccGTTTAGTAAGCGGGAGGTCTTGAGTTCAAGTCTCAATGAAAGCAGTTGTTACTTAAATTTTTTTCGGTTCGCATACGTTGGATGCTCAATAAAATCTCAAGAATCAGAAGAACATATTTAATATAAGCCTTGAGTTCGCATATGTGAAGCTTgcatagctcagttggttagagcacccGTTTAGTAAGCGGGAGGTCTTGAGTTCAAATCTCAATGAAAGcagttattaattatttttttccgTTCGCATCTGTTGGTTGCTCAACTAAATCTCAGGAGCGAGAAGAAGATGGAGATTGGTTGTCCGTGTCATGGTGAGGAGTTCATCAGCTTTTGGATAAGAATTGTATGTACCAAAACTGCTGCAGGTAAGCGCACAAGAGCTTGGGATATCGTCTTTTCTGTTCATGGCTTGCATGCTTGGTTCCACTTCCATCCTCCCGAGAAGGCATACAACAACGCCTGTAAGCCTCTTTGACTGGGGGAAGCGCCGGAAAGCAGAGGAGAAACCTCCACACAAGTACCATGACATCGATCTCCCCTGCTCTCGATCACTAGTGGCCAACACGCACCTGAGAGGTACCTACTTCTGATCTCGCTGCTTCCTTCCATGGACGCCAGccacacacctctctctctctctctcttctctctctctccatgtttCATGGAACAGGTAGGGAGCTGAAATGCTGCTACAGGGCCTCCATCGACGGCTTCAGCGCCGT
The window above is part of the Musa acuminata AAA Group cultivar baxijiao chromosome BXJ2-6, Cavendish_Baxijiao_AAA, whole genome shotgun sequence genome. Proteins encoded here:
- the LOC135615011 gene encoding regulator of nonsense transcripts UPF3-like isoform X1, with translation MKDPPDRTKVVMRHLPPAISQSVLMEQIDGRFAGRYDWVCFRPGKNSQKDQIHSRAYLNFNNPEDVVEFAEFFDGHIFVNEKGAQFKALVEYAPSQQVPNIWSKKDGREGTISKDPEYMEFLELISKPVEHLPSAEVQLERKEAERAGAKETPIITPLMDFVRRKRAAKVGVQGLSSGRKVNRRGSGVSSGNSSSSKRGPQKRKGTTSTYVLRNNMKKGSAKEKPTYILMSRREEQQPQVDKSVSVASAMGKEALEDELASGAVECGKSKLMLLKGKEKEGSDPSRGVPQRQVFMPLVKRSPTSSSTHQASERITKSMLSREGRSYLSSSHPELQIHEINSKKDKRPPLPPNASLNVKDYISHNRSLDSVSDGDSNSHAAAYERSIGHGDRKSDMSFVSRSEDMKIHRGGRVSLSAVENGYHRHVGRRGLARDIKEVDGSLSVTEGKSSKRGSTGYSSHEVNYEKIVFLNRTLLSYD
- the LOC135615011 gene encoding regulator of nonsense transcripts UPF3-like isoform X2; this translates as MKDPPDRTKVVMRHLPPAISQSVLMEQIDGRFAGRYDWVCFRPGKNSQKDQIHSRAYLNFNNPEDVVEFAEFFDGHIFVNEKGAQFKALVEYAPSQQVPNIWSKKDGREGTISKDPEYMEFLELISKPVEHLPSAEVQLERKEAERAGAKETPIITPLMDFVRRKRAAKVGVQGLSSGRKVNRRGSGVSSGNSSSSKRGPQKRKGTTSTYVLRNNMKKGSAKEKPTYILMSRREEQQPQVDKSVSVASAMGKEALEDELASGAVECGKSKLMLLKGKEKEGSDPSRGVPQRQVFMPLVKRSPTSSSTHQASERITKSMLSREGRSYLSSSHPELQIHEINSKKDKRPPLPPNASLNVKDYISHNRSLDSVSDGDSNSHAAAYERSIGHGDRKSDMSFVSRSEDMKIHRGGRVSLSAVENGYHRHVGRRGLARDIKEVDGSLSVTEGKSSKRGSTGYSSHERQVWVQKS